Within the Telopea speciosissima isolate NSW1024214 ecotype Mountain lineage chromosome 4, Tspe_v1, whole genome shotgun sequence genome, the region AATGGAGATTTTTGGAGGGTGTTTTATTGTAAATGAGTTAATATTCTTATGCAATGTGTCTCTATTGTATCCTATTCTTCTGTAAAACTGAAACACTATCTTCCAATCAAGGGGACTTAGACAAAGAAGTACGTAGATAAAGCCCACAAATAACCCACTCCTTCGTTGATGACTCTTTGATTTTTTGTGAGGTTGACCACAACTCAATAGGTTCTAGGTGTACTCAAACCAGAGAAGTATTTGGCTCTACCAACTGAGatagggtgggggggggggataaaaaaaagataccttcggagaaatgaaaaataaaactcTCAACAGAGTTGCAGggtggaaacaaaaaaagaagcttCTATCACCGGTTGGAAGTTAGGTACTTGTAAAAGTAGTGGCATCAGCTACGCCACTATATGCAATGGTGCACTTCAAACTTCCAGATGGTTTCTCTGAGGATCAAAATGAGGCAGTTTGTAGCTTCTAGTGGGGCCAAAATTagatgagaggaagaagatacaTAGGGTCAGTTGGGAGTGTTTGTGTAGCCAAAGTTGGAAGGAGGCCTAAGCTTGATGGATTTCAGGCTTCAAAATGAAGCTATGCTTGCAAAGCTTGGATGGCACCTTATGGTTAAACAACAATCTTTATGGGTAAAACTGATGTGTAGTATTTACTTCCCTCGTGTAAACTTTCTTGAAGCTCCTCACTAGCCACAAACCTTCTAGGGCAGGCATTGAGAGATATTCTTAAAGCTAGGGAGTTGCTACAAAAAAGAGTACTATGGGTGATAGGAAATGGATGCTCAGTTCAGATATTACCTACAAGACCAGAAAATTGCACATCAAGATGGTTGTCTAATCTGATATGCTACCCTAGCAGAAGGAATGTCTTGAAATTGATCAGTCTCTTCTCTTACCATGATGACCGCATTAGCCTtacccgagcgggggtaaggcaatcattgTGTGCCTCATCGTGTCTTGACAGTACAGTCCTActgggcagctcgacagtagagaaTCTGGATCCGAGGTAAACACTACACTACAGATTCTAATTAATACATAAACTAAACAAGACAAATTATGTTGGGGCCCTACTGCGCGCATCTAGGCACATGCCTGGCCCCACCTCGGCATCCGCATTATTTTCAAGTTTGTTTGTGACTTTAGCTTCGTTCATCGTACTATTCCAAGATTTGGACTAAAACTGATTAGATATTCTTGATTGGCTTTCGGAAAGCCTCGCGGGTTGATCCTCAAACATAATTGGATGTATTCAATATCTTAAGCCGCCTACGTGCAGAGATGGagggatatatatatttgatcATTGTCACTGAAATCGTGTCGTAGCCATTGTATGTAAAGTTGGTAATAGGAGGCGCCCTAATAATCAATTCAAAAAGTTAATAAAGAGTTCCAAAGCTGGAACTGGGAAGGGTTTCCAGCAAACTTGGATGTAAATTGGCAGTTTgttttaaaaaaccaaattaGCAAATATTCCAACATCATCGTCGAGTCATAAGATTTTAGATTAAGAGTGCAAACTCAGAACTTTTTGAATTAAAATTATTATATTGCTTAAAAAAATGTTGGAAAATATCTCAAAGAACAGAaattaaaaacaagaaatttaCAACAAGTGTTAGGTTGGAATGAAGTCTAATCTTATAAAAAGTAGTTTATGCAGAAATCTATTTCATTGAGGAAAAGGGATGTAGGACCAGGAAGCCCAAACATGATAACCGTACACAGAATACGTAACTTCACATATTACACCTCATAAAACAGAGGAAAacctaaaagaagaagaaaaccaagtaaaataagagagagatatttatttacattttctttttccctcccctctttcttttctttacaccgaattttctttcacccacgGGCCAGCCACGGTGAATAAATTTCGAGACTCGATATTCCGTTGGGGAGGGGGgtgttgaaggaaaactttgccTTTCTTCCATCGTCATATCACATATGTGAGACCGACGAAAGGAAGAGACTTTTTGACTGACTTTATTTTTTCCTCTTCGGTTCTTCGCCTTCCTCTCGATTTCTATTTTCcccctccttttttcttctctaaagACACAGGTTTTGGGGATGGCTTGCAGGGTGGAATATTAATCTGACACATCTGAAGGCCTAGCTGCATTTGCTACCGGATCTTGGCTGCCGCAGAAGATCAATGAGTGCCTCCGCCTGCAACGACGATGACGATTTCAAAACGACAAAAGCCGcgccccaacaaaaaaaaaacaaaaagagcaaCTCACAAGTGATTTCAGCGATTATTCAAAGGTAGGAATTGTCGATaatttttgttgttcttttttAAAAGCAAATTTCGTcgcaagaagagaagaggggttGGGGCCGCCGGGGGGGGGCGGTGTGttgtagaagaagagagagaaagcaaaCGGAAAACCATGAATCAGTAACAGGCGAaccagaagaaaattttaaaaaaggaaagtgTGACTGACCTTCTGTTTAGCTCTGGTTGTGCCCGATTGTGACAGAGCAACCAACGGCGGTATCGCGCCTTCACGGGCAACCATAGTACGATATGCCAAGCTGTCCTCGCAGATCTGCAACAGGATGGCGGCCGCAATCTCTTTCTGCCTCTGCGATCCCACCTCCACGATTTCCACCAATACAGGGATACCGCCTTCTTCAACCAAAGTGATCTTGCCCTCCGGAATCGACACTAGCGTGCACAGTACGAAAGCCGCCTTGTCCACCATGCCCGACCCAAAATCCGCCATTAATTCGACCAAGGGCTTCATGATCCCCGCTTGGACGGCTCTGATCTTGTTCTCCCTCACAGAACAGAGCGAATACAGGGCCGTAGAGGCATCCTTCTTGCCGCGGAAACTGCCGTTCTCCAATAAATAAACCAGCAGCGGGATTGCCCCCGACCGTCCTATCGCGGTCTTGTTCTCCTCCACCTGCGAGAGGCGGAGCAGGGCACAAGCAGCGTTCTCCTTGGCCGTGGTCGTTCCGGTCGTGAGTGCTCTGACGAGCGGCTTGATCGCTCCCGAGGCCGTTATTAGGTCCTTATTCTCGTCGCACAAGGAGAGGTTGAGAATCGCGGTCACGCCGTACTCTTGAAGCTGGGAATCCGAAGATGATATGAGAGAGATGAGTGGTCTGATGGCCCCGGCTTGAGCGATCTTAAGGCGATTTTCTTGCTTGTTTTTGGCAAGTAGTCTGATTTCCATGGCAGCTTGCCTCTGCAAGTCGATGGAGCACGACTCAAGGTCGGAGACGAGCTGGCGGATCAGATCGTCAGAATTTTCAGAAGCGCAAGCGAGCAGAAGGCGTCGGGTCTGCGATGAGGCTGTGGAGAATTCACCCGATCTGTCGCTGTTGCAGTCGCTGAAAGCCGAGGAGGAATCGTCGCCGTTGCTCAAATCATCGAGACTCCGTCCCATGTAGTTGTAATTCGGCGGAGGGATCTCCGACTCCATGGAAATGGAACGAATTCCCTTTCAACTTATTTCATCCAAAGGACCAACCGCCGCCAGCACAGTCGAGGAGTGGACAGACCCAAAGGTTCTTACTACTTgtctaacctaacctaaccaGGGCGAAGACGATGAGGGAACAACAGAGGAAGGAAGGGGCAGACTTTCTCTATgttttgaaagagagaaagagaaaaacaaaaacaaaaacaaaaaaaaaaaaactagatatGACCCTCTGAAGCTCTGATCACTCGAATTCTCGATTCTCGACTGTGCGCGGGCGTGTGTTCTGTTTTAGAGCCTCAGGCGAGCGAGAGAGAGGTCCTGCGCCTGGAACTCCGAGTTCAGATTCCTTGAATGCCTGGATAGGCGTTGGGGTTTGGGCATGACACGTGCATATGAGATAGCCGTACAGAATCTCAGTTGCGTGAGCAACGTGCGAACTGTCTTTATACGCGTGCGAATATTATAGGGAACGATCGCTATTCGCGAATTGTCGTTTGCTCTCCTACTTTTGTTTGCAAGGCtagaagagaaaaggacaatATAAAAAGGATGTACCGATTGATTGTTAGTGTTTTATACCTGTTCTCAAGTATCCTATTTTGATCTGTGCAGGTTTTCAGGATTAGGATTAAGTCTTGCGGACTGGTCGAATATTTTTTGTTAAATGGAAGGATTATAGCCTTATCTACAGGTTTTACTAATGTTTCTTTACCTATGGAGATTGACCTTTACAGCATCAAGGTGGGTTGGGCTAAAGCTTTGGATTCTGGGTTGGAGATTAAAGAAATATGGTGCTCTAATCACATGGTCACTGGTGTTCATTCATCTCCAACTCACTCCCCCTAGCCGTGGTATCTAATTAAAGACTTACTACATATCAACTACTTGGGTCCAAACATTACTTACAAATCTATAGTGGATCAATTTTGCTTAACAGGAGCGTTAAATCTGACCAAATATGGTCATTCTAAGAACATTGCATCTCTCACCTTTGcttaatataatttttctttttctcatcaaaaaaaaaaaaaaaaaaaaggatgtaccgattggatgaagcaaatgtcacgtgttgacatctccacctatCACTGCTGGACTGTCACACTTTTAAGCAATTGGAGACTATAATTTTTGGGAGAATTGTCTGGATCTACTAGATAgcaaaaagatttacaaaattagtaggtattaattatattttataatcTCTAATTACATTGTTCAAAAGATTTACCAATCCCCATATGAGTGAAAAAAGTTGAAGgaataacctaaaataccccaacgTCATtcactctcatcttcttctttcttctccttcttcttccatggacGAAGCCAAAaccactccctcctccctcccctccaaCCCCAACCCACCCTCCTCCATGCAAACCCGTCTTGCACCACCACCTCTAGCATCACCGCCACCAaccctcccctctctctcccccacccctctcTTCCCTGCAAACCTGCCCCACCATGTTCCCCTGCTCCCTTGCTCCCCTACCCACTCGCTCCCCTGCAAACTCACCCTGATGTTTATTAGCGTTATCTGGACTGAAACCTTGTACTTTTATGGCAGTAAAAGACAAAAATGATTGGCATGGTTGTTTAACATGGAATTCTGTTGGAGTCTTTTTACTACTCTTCTCCATTCTCCCAGTGTTAAAAATACTACCTAATCCTATTGATAAACTTAGGAGCTCACAGTAAAATCCTCAGCCATAAGTGATTTTATTAAGAAGGGCCCTCCGCCTGTTTAAGATTAGGGCAATCACTACTAAAATTTACACTTCTTTTTGCTCCAAGAAATTCAGGTTAGTGTAAAGGAGAAAGTTTATTTGAACAAATAGCAAGAGAAACGAgtaaaataattgtttttttttttttgttgataaaaaACGAGTAAAATGATTCATGAaatatatttccttttcttttcctttgtttttacaTTAataaatcatccacaaaagaagATGCCAATGAAAATGGTTTATAACCATGGAAAATAGGAGTTTTTTATATGATGGGAGAAACATCAATTAACTCCTCCAGCCTTCTCTTGAGACTTGAACCGAAAATTAGAGGATGGCGAAGGGGAGAATTCAAAAGGCAAGTGGGAAGGCTTAAACTCACCGAAAAACATCGCTCCTAAGGATCAGCTAGATAACGAACAAACCTCGAATATGGGAACCGTTAACCTATACACAAACAATGAGatctatagagagagagaatggggtGGGGCAGGTTTGCAAGTGAGGAAGTGGGTAGGGGGAGAGAGCGGAAAGAGGAGGGACAAAGAGGGTGGCAGTGGTAGTGATGTGGGATTGttagggagggagggagggggagggggaggcgGAGGGGGGAATGATTGAAGCAGTGTccgtggaagaagaagaagaagaagaagaagagagagaatgaagttgggggtattttaggttgttttttaacttttttactCCTATGGGAATTGGGTAAatcttttgaaaattataaCTTGTGATTGTAAAATATAATTAACACCTActaattttgtaaatcttttttctaTCTAGCAGATCTAAGAAATTCTCCCATAATTTTTCGATTGGATGAGGCTCTCGTCACTATgaggtctagggagggtcataatgtacacaaccttagCTCtaaagaggttgtttccagcCATATTTGCCTTTCTCTTCCCTCCCTGTGAAAAAACCTAGTTTACCTTCAGCGGTTGGCATGCGCAACCCATACCTTATTACAAGCGAGTGTTGGCTTGTCATGTGGCCTTTGCAagagcatcaacatggatgaaattttttatttcacaactGATGGAATGGTAATTTCACATAATTACTTCGCTGTCtaggatcgaccccactcatagtctGATGGAGAcgacgtgcattgttctccgaTTGCAGGACATATGAATGTCAcatcatagtctgggagaataAACGAGTGTGGTCATCTACAATTATCATGTAAAtaacatcatcaacatgctgaaggtaacctatcctaggatatgagTCACCAAAGTGTGAAGAACCAcgactacccactgatccattGTGATATGACAGCTCTGAGAGCATGTATTGATACAACTAGTGGGTTGGGTAGGAGaagatgtcatctacaaaagaCGATTCACTACGTCCCTAGATGTGGCGAAGATTCGAAGGCTGATTCAAAAATCACCAAAGAGAAATGGgtggaagaaaatgaaaaaagcaAACCTTGTGAGCTCTCAGTCGAAAATTCGACTGAAACTCGTGAGATTTTGACATATTATAACTTGGGTTTGTAAAATCTTACCGATATTTTGGCGAGATGTTAAAAAGTACCGAAATTtcatgaaatgaccaaaatctcgatcgagttattgtattttttttattcgaagtGGTGTTTCGTTTCGATTAGACCGAGATACTCGAgattctcgaaatctcgatcgagtttTAACGAGTTTTTATACTATGTATATGGCTCGTCAAAATTTGACAGTCAAATAAAAGAGTATCATCGTCCCAAATTTTTGGCAAAAAGTCGATTTTTCGGGTAGGGTTGGTTCATTGAGTatctgattttctttttgttctatATTAAAATGAAATATGTAATTTATTTTactattatattatttatataatagtaaaataaattatataaaataagttcctcttttctttttcttaaagtcattttctttttgtatacAGTTACAGGATTAGGATTTTATGTTTaagatttaaattttatttttaatttaaaatgaaGGTAAGAAAAACTAAAGTAAATAATGATGAATGCTAAAAATCTAGACTCGGCCAACCATGGGCTGGCATTTAGCATCCCTTGGGCGGCAGCACCTGCCTAGGTCCACCTATGcatcccctttcttcttcttcttcttcgtaaAACACCACCGCCCCGGCCCCATCCTCTGCAACCCACCGACCTACCTCTACAACCTTGCCCCATCCTTGTTCTTCCTCCTAGCCTCGTGGGCCTCAAATTGTGTTGACCCCCAGCCCCGCAGCCCTAAGGATTCACGTTAACCTCTATCCCACAACCTCCCACCACTGCTTCTACTGCTGCTCTGATGCACTGCCCTACTCGCACCCCTATGTAGAcgttgaattttatcaccccgaCAATGATGACAACAGGGCACAGATAGACATGGATATCTCTTTCTAGAGAAGGATTTGCTTATGCACCAAGACCATATCACCCTCAGATCCCAAAAAACGAATAAAATGACCTTTTTACCAAATGTTGAAGCAAGTACTTCTCACCTGACTCGACCAAGGCCGTGGGGGTTGTAGGGGCTAGGCAACCCCTTGTCAGGGGTGTAGGGAAGCGGAGCCCCTCGACAGAATTTTGTAGAAGGTATAAAAGATGAAAAACCTTGAAAAtccccaataaacccaaaaaataacttTTTCAACAATATGGTACCTTGGAGGCTGGATGGCCCCTCCGATGGACGTATGGTACAACCCGTACTAGTGGTATCGCGAACGTGCAATGCTATGACACTGCGTGTACGGACACAGGACCACCACAATGCTGCGGATACAGAATTTGTACCCGACGGTGCGGCGAAGTTTGGGGtgcctctataaatagaggggtcCCTCCCCTTGTTGAGGGAAGAGCCCCTAACCTCGTGAAACACAATTTTTGCCCATTATCCCACCTTTGAGTGAGTGAGAGTCCTATTTTGGTCTGCCTTGGTATTTTGTCGAACCCCTACCTCGAGATTCGCACTATGTTACTCTATTTACACTTCGAGTGACCTGAATCCacccttttaccctttgaaACTTTGTTTTTCCTAcctttttttatattcttttttccatCAATCCCTTTTAGGCAGCCATCAAACTCTTTGTGATGCCATTACTCTATCCGTAGTTCTGAGTGTCAAACCCACTTTGCTTAGCTGTTACTTTGTCTGCATTCCGAGTGACTCAAACCTATTTTGCTTAGTCGTTACTCTATCCGCATTTCGAGTGACTCAAACCCACTTTACATAGCTTTACTCTATCCGATGATAAATAGGCAAACCATTTGTTTGTCTCTACTTGAGCTGTGAGAAACTCCACACTTTGCATTAGCATCAGGAACGCTTTTTTTTCTTGCCTTTTTGCCTTGTTGGATTTGATTTCAGGTATATATTTCCTTCTTGTCTTTTTATTATGGcacaatgtagaccattaaagtagcTTGTTTTTAGTGTAAATAGTATCACATGCTTTTAAAAATAGAAtgtttagtttctttttatGTAATGGATGCATGATAATAAATTGATATGTTAGCGTTACATGTTGGTATAGGATATGTTATTATGGGAGAACGTTCAATCtcaaacatctagtagaaagactgatTTAATCTCGCAAGATGTGGTGCTAACACCTTCACACTCTTGTAACCTAACCTCTTACATAGACTTTGACCAGACCACAAGTGTAGCCCTTTCCACTCACTATGGATGAGACTACCccctttgggtcctaggcctAAATCCTAAAGGGcgacttcttttattttaatatgtaTATCATGACCCTAAATCCCTTGTCGCTAGGGGACCCTGACACCCTAAGACCATTGTCCACTAAAAAAGATAACCAAACCTTGTAGAGCCTTGtgtcaaccccccccccacccgtCAGCTTTTAGCCTCGATTCGACCCCCATCACCACAATACTTTGCCTCGCATCAACCCCTTCAACGCATCTCTACAACCCTTATTCGTTGTCTTGTAACCCTAACAACCCGTCCAAGCCCTAGCTCCAAGATTACCAGATTGATCTTAAAGGACGACAGTGTGGATGTGCATGGGGGTTGGGGTCTTCTAGGGTCTAGACGGTTGGGCTTGCGAGGGTAGGGTGAGCAATTGCAAATGGATGAAGCTTGATGGATGAATTGGGCGATTACAGTGGGATGGGGTTGATTGTGGGAGTGGCAGTGTGCAATTGTAGGTGTAGTATGCGATTTCAACATGATGGGGTTATTTGCCAGAGAGGTAGCGACAGTTTGCAGAGTGGAACAACAAAACTCTGAGGCAACATGGATCTGGGGTAATAGGTCATAGCAACAAGGGATGAGACCATGAACCAGGCGATGGAGCTAAGGTTGGACATGGATGGGTCGGTGGGTTGCAAAGGGTGGCgtaagaagagaaagagggttACTTGCTAAATCagtatttaataattaaattaatatgTACATTAGATCCAACCGTCCTTAATAAATTATCCTAATCCAATGGCTCTATAGGCTAGACTGTGTGGAAGCTACATCAGCCACGCAACCAAGCAGTgttctttctctctattttaATTAGTCCTTTTTTTTGTACATACTCTTTTTTCGTCCTTTTAAATTACCTTATGTCGTTGTAATGTTGGAATTTATGTAGATAAtattgaaatattttattttatgctaTTATGCCactaaaatagattttttaaatatttatttttatgtggttTTGCTGCCAAAATGAATTTCTAATTCAATACAAATCTATCGGTTCCATCGAcaaatctcaacccttgaaaTAGAATCTTTTTATGTAGGGAGTTTGATTGACACCCAGTTAATGTCATTGGACTCCATTCAACAAAACTAAGTATTTGAGGCCTTAAGATACCCAAAATCGATGTTTGGCATGTAGTACCTGCACTAGTGTGGGGGCGAATGAGGGCACATGTAAGAGATCAGTTGGAATGAAGTTTTTAAGTTCAGTAGGGGCTGAACAGTAAAAGGATTAAACAACTTCCCTTTGTATTTAAAGCAAGGGCAAATAGCCAAATACAATATGTATACACAAGTTGTTTACTCTTTGGGGTAATATACgtacatttcttctttttttttgataaagggaTAATATACGTACATTCAAGTCTTACTATGCTCATTCATTTTCTAGCAGCCAGAGAAAGTCGGACGGAACCATCCGTTTGCTCACCGTCTCTCCCTCATCAGTGACCCCAGGGGGGGAGGAGAgtggaatttttctcctctcaggttccctgtccgCTCAGGTTCGCAAGTTcttctcatagggagggcggaaatgacgacctcaccccatttgggcagtgtgttcgggcaggggtgaggtcgtcatttctggCCCCCtgtgagaggaacctacgaacccgaccggacagggaacctgagaggaatTAGGTGAGggtgtttcaactttcaataaTCCCTTATAGGCACGATCGCGCACCATACGCGCACCAaacacgaccgtgcatgaaaCCTTTTGCCCAGTTGGTATCATTTTCTCTTCGAAAAacactcttctctcttccctttctcaAGAAACATGAGTAAAGGTCCGGGGCTCTTCACTGACATCAGCAAGAGAGCCAAAGGTAACTAGAATTGTTATCTCAATGGAAATCCATGATGAGCTGCTTTCtcgtttctttctttctaaagTCAATACGCTGATTTGATTTGCAGATCTACTCACGAAGGACTACAGCTGCGATCAGAAATTTATCGTCACGACCTACTCTGAAAACGGATTGGTACGAacagcagaggataaaaattcaggcGAACATCTTATTATCtgtttttaatttggtttcttcttttagCGTCTGTAATCGCCTTTACGCCTTTCAGCTACTGCTTTCTGGATTGTGGTTCCGGAACACGTGTATTGTTTTGTTCCAATAAACTCTCGTCGAATGTTTATTATCCTCTCATTCAACTGAACCACCTGTTCAAATGTTATATTGATATTCGACATTACAGATTTCTCCCCCTCCCACCCCATTTGAACCCTTTTCGCTTTCAGTATATTTTGTTTCCTTGGCTGATTGTTTTTGCCTAGTGAGTCGATCTTGCGGTTGTTAAGGATAATAAGCAGGCCTAATCAATTTATGGGTGAGAATTTTATAGTAGGTGCATTTGCGGCTATTTTTTTCTTGTGGATAATAACGCGCAATCGGTATCTTACGAAGTAGCCATAGTTGATATGAGAGTTGTCCTAATACACAAAAGTGTTACAAATTAACAACTTCTTCCTAGAAACCGTAGATTAAACTGTAGTATACATATAGCTAGGCACCAggggaaaattttgaaaactgGTAGGTTGCTCCATTCTATCTCTCCCATGGTtcgaaattttgattttgacctGGGTTTTGATCCAGGTCGAAACCGAAataatattttggattttggttgaATGAAATTTGGTACATTTCAGTTGACTATTTCGGTggtcaaatggccatattttggcCTGAAACTTGaaggaaaccctaattaagcacATATAAACATATTTCAATCTTTAGATTCtaaaaacacacccaaaatggtagtttggcttcagaccctagaagaatctcttaaaagtcAATCACAACAACCTTATAAGgtgtaaattttgaaatttgaggaAATTTGGTCAAATGATGCTTGAATTCCACCCAAATGTTGAAGTGGATGTTTCACAGTTGACCACCAAGTATTGATTCAgtagaaaaatgaaaatctttgcaaaaaaattaatgttttcTAGTAGTTTTGAAGTTCTCTGGTGGAAGGGGCGGAATCATAAAGTTTTGCTGGAACGAGTcaaaatttcattgaaatcTTGCTGAAATGAGTCACAATGACTGAAATTTTGGTCAAAATGCAAAATTTCCGGTCGAAATATGGAATGCTTGTAGAGTCAGCCCCTGTTTCGTTTTAAGGCTTCTCGAAACCGAAATAATTtgcgaaaccgaaatattttgcGAAATTTCAGTCATTTCGAACCATGCTGTCTCCTATAGACCAAAATCCGACTTTGCATTATCAATTCTAATTTGTCTAAGCTTTTTTTATCCTTATCATCATTATTATTGTTAATTTGTAGATTAGATTGTCGAACCACATTTTGATGGATTTCCCTTTTTCCATCTTCTTTACTGGTTTATAGCACGTACCCTAGAGGTTGCTTAAGTGACCAGAATCAGGTTCTTGGTGGGTGGTGGTCAGAATTGACACTAGGCAACCTGTTGACCTTGGTTAGAACCCCTGACTTGTGCATTCAGGTCTAGTCTCAAGAAGAGCTGTGGTGAAAAGTGGTCTACTGGGTGTTACATGCATTAAGATCAAAAGCAGTAAGGTAACCACCCACATATTGATGCACATCTGGATGTGTTTTCGTATGAAACTTAAGGCTATTACTAAATTGGGGAAATTTCTCACTCCCCTATACTTGGCCTTTATTTACTCAAACTCCCCaacctcaattttttttcttctaattacCCCTGAAAAGTGAACTTCCACCTCTTTTTCTCCCCTGGTGTCCCATCCCGCAGCCCCTCCCATGTGCTCGACATCTCCCCATGTCCTTGCCCGATGCATCTTCTCCCTTCCCACTCCCTCTGAATCTCCCCCGCTGCCCCTGGCCATGGACGTCTGTCTCCGTTGCCCCTGGGCCCCATTACTGACTACAAagaactcttttttctttccattatcCAAGCTTTGATTTCTTTCCGTAATCTACTGAGAGCCTCTCTAGGAGGAGGGAACCGAGACCAGAGCCAGTCTCACTATTGATAGCATGGAAAAACCAGGAAACCTTGGAGGCTAATGCAATTGTTTGTGAGCTTCCTGATGCGGTCCAAGCAAAGATTGACAATCTCCTTACCAACGACAAAAAAAGGAAGGCAGGGGAAGCAATGACAGATCCATAATTATTGAACAACAGAGTGAGGAGGTTGA harbors:
- the LOC122658935 gene encoding U-box domain-containing protein 4-like; its protein translation is MESEIPPPNYNYMGRSLDDLSNGDDSSSAFSDCNSDRSGEFSTASSQTRRLLLACASENSDDLIRQLVSDLESCSIDLQRQAAMEIRLLAKNKQENRLKIAQAGAIRPLISLISSSDSQLQEYGVTAILNLSLCDENKDLITASGAIKPLVRALTTGTTTAKENAACALLRLSQVEENKTAIGRSGAIPLLVYLLENGSFRGKKDASTALYSLCSVRENKIRAVQAGIMKPLVELMADFGSGMVDKAAFVLCTLVSIPEGKITLVEEGGIPVLVEIVEVGSQRQKEIAAAILLQICEDSLAYRTMVAREGAIPPLVALSQSGTTRAKQKAEALIDLLRQPRSGSKCS